A single window of Callithrix jacchus isolate 240 chromosome 6, calJac240_pri, whole genome shotgun sequence DNA harbors:
- the LOC144576679 gene encoding uncharacterized protein LOC144576679 isoform X4 encodes MLQLLKGTWMNLETIILSKLTQEQKMKYCMFSLIENHQFPTFEWLIYKGFYMSAGIRMAKIRDEVQGISSPLEASPNTRVLYIMLNSLSRNDCLMIC; translated from the exons ggacatggatgaacctggagaccatcattctcagcaaactgacacaagaacagaaaatgaaatactgcatgttctcactcatag AAAATCATCAGTTTCCTACCTTTGAGTGGCTTATCTACAAGGGTTTTTACATGTCTGCAGGCATCAGGATGGCAAAAATCAGAG ATGAAGTACAAGGCATCTCTTCTCCACTGGAGGCTTCCCCCAACACCAG GGTACTTTATATCATGCTGAACAGTCTGTCAAGAAATGACTGCCTGATGATTTGTTGA
- the LOC144576679 gene encoding uncharacterized protein LOC144576679 isoform X5 has translation MNLETIILSKLTQEQKMKYCMFSLIENHQFPTFEWLIYKGFYMSAGIRMAKIRDEVQGISSPLEASPNTRVLYIMLNSLSRNDCLMIC, from the exons atgaacctggagaccatcattctcagcaaactgacacaagaacagaaaatgaaatactgcatgttctcactcatag AAAATCATCAGTTTCCTACCTTTGAGTGGCTTATCTACAAGGGTTTTTACATGTCTGCAGGCATCAGGATGGCAAAAATCAGAG ATGAAGTACAAGGCATCTCTTCTCCACTGGAGGCTTCCCCCAACACCAG GGTACTTTATATCATGCTGAACAGTCTGTCAAGAAATGACTGCCTGATGATTTGTTGA